TCCCCCCGTATCCGGGCGGATGCAGGATATCCGCCTGCCAACTCAATTCCCGCCTGGCTTCCGCGTCCCTCGTCTCCAGGCTTTGACACCGTATCTTCCTGACGTGGCCTACGGCCTCAGCCCGGCGTGGGTGGGTTCTGACAGTAGATCCAGGCCGTGCCTCCACTTGAATCTGTGCGGGCTGGATCCGTTGCCCACTCTCTGTCCATACTGGCGGAGAGGGCTGTCGTGTCCCGAACTTCCCGGGACCACTCTAGGCTGCCCGTTCCTACCCGACAGGTCCCCCGTCTTCCTGGCGACCCACGTCTTTGGGTctcgggcgaggcggacccTTCTCCGtgagggtcgggcgaggcggacccTCCTCCATGAGGGTCGGCTCGGAGCTGGGCTCCCGTCATCGGAGAGGGCCGTTTCCTCGGTTTCAGGCCTTGCAGCCCGTCAGCTATTCTTGTGGGCTTCAATCACCTCATGTCACTCTTTTGTTAGCTTGATTCCGCTCTAATGGACTAAGTTGGGGTACCCCTAATCCTTACCCCCAACACGCGGCGCAGCGCCCGGTGTCACGGAGAACAGCGGCACAGCGCGTGGCACGGCATGAGCACAGTGGCGCGGCACACGATGGCGGCACAGAGCATAATGGCGTGAGCACAACGCACGGCGGCGGTGCGAGCACAGCGCTAGGAGCAGCATAGCTCGGAGCAGCTGATGCACTGCatgcgattttttttttgcttttttatTCGATCTGCAGGGGCGGGCCGCCTGTGGAAATGAGTTTTGAGGGGCAGGTAAATCCGGCAAATAGttatttttagctgcgaaaagTAGGGACGGGTGCAGTACCCTCCCCTAAAAATAGATTTTTATCCGCCCCTACAGACTGTTTTCGTTGTAGTGTTTTTTACTTTTTGACCTTTGTGCCCGTGTGCAAGCTCGTGCCACTCGTTCGTACGCGCGTGTGTATGTACATACGAGATAATCATTGACTTGCAATCGACTTTTTTTTACACATATGTGAACACTGGACCGAGGTCAACCACGCCGTTTCGCCCATGATTCGATCGCTTTCTTTTTCGTCGTCACAGGCTTATTCGTGTCGCCCATGTGACATGGCCGATGTGATGTTCATGGCTggaccagcagcagctagcagatgCGTCCATGTCCGTCGTCCATATGCATCCGTGCACATGCTGCATCCATGTCGTCCCACTTCATGTACATGCCACTTGAAAGCTGCGTCCGCATGGCGAGGGAGATTAGCTACAGGCAGTGAACAAACAAATCAAGATCGATATGATACTTATTAGTTAAAACTAGATCTTTTGTTAAGCACAAGATTTTGTTTAGATTAAGGAAAATCCCGGCTTTGAACATTCACAAACGAATGTCTACAACCAATACAAACTGCAGTACGTAGACTGCACAGCATATAGCTTAAGGGAGAAAAACACAAACGAGATTCTGCTTTAGCGGCCACCAGAGCTTACAGCCAGCAAACTGTCCTCACCACAAgctaaaaaaacaaatttttAACTCGTAATAAGAGAGGACTGCTGACCATCCAAACACTTCAAAGAAGCTAAGACTCAGATTCTTCTTCTAAAATTCCAGCCTTGCTTGGCATAGAACTACagcagtactccctccattcttccACAATTTTTAGCTATAAAATTCTCCTCTTCCTTTTTAAAGAGCTGCGACCATCTCCTTGCCCAGAAAGTCCCTCTGAAGCTGACTTGCAAATAcgagttaggagttgtttgaCAGAAAACTGCATTATTTCGGCAAAGCCAAATGGCCCAATAAAGAGCCACCGCACCTACTAGTAATTGTTTTCTTAGCTTAACAGAAAAACTTCTGAGCCAAGATCCCAGCAGGTTAGTTACATTGGAAGGGGGTTGTATCCCAAAAACCATCGTTACTGATCCCCGCACAAATTCTGCAACATGACACTCAAAAAACAAATGTTGTATGGTCTCTTTACAAGAACAGAAACAGCATGTACTATCACCCTTCCAATTCCTTTTTAGCAAGTTATCTTTTGTGAGGGTTACCCCCTTTTTTAAGTACCACAGTGACGGAGGTACATCCGGGTATCTCCCAGCCGAGTAGTTATCTCCCGACTGGGTACCTACTCGGTCAGGACCACTCTGCACGACTACCTGGCGGACAAGCACTCGGCTGGACGTCggaaggttcctccgaggatcaggatcaaggcgcggatatgaattccggatatctagggatctcaaccgacctgattccatataacaacccgagtagatatcttcccttacttgtaacccacaGCACCTAACCTATAAAGGCGCCGTGAGGAGACCCATAGAACGCATCACATCTTATTCATTCATCATACAATACACACAACACAGGACATATGGTATTACGCTCCCAAGCGgctcgaacctgtctaaaccctagtgtcatctcgcaaccatctagttcttggctccggaatccccccttcacctacaaatctaccgccgggcatacccctggtggacttgccggataagcaatccgacagttgacgcgccaggtaggggagattTCTCAGGAGTCCTTACAGCGAGCTCGATGACATCAAGGTCCGGCGTCTTCTTCTCTGCCAACGTCAGTATCCAGATGGAGACCACCGCCGGATTCACCTTCACCTTCGGTAGTTTCTCGGAAAGTACAGTTCCCCGGAATGCACCCACCAGCCCCTCGATCACCGAGAGTGGCAAATTCTACAAGcatcagatccaatctgacggCGCAGAGCTCCATCGTTCATCAGGTTTCCGAACTCTACATCAACGATCCTCTGATCGTTCGTCCCAGGGTAGTGCGTCGTCTTGTTATCAAATCCCTTGCCGAGTGCATTCAACTCGGCGAGAGCGTGCTGGGTCGTCCAGGCGACTCGGCTGTCGTGCCATATGGGCCCCGCAACAACTCTGCGGTCTACTCGGATTAGGTCCGAGTACGCATGGGCAACCTGCGCATCACCGAGCTGGATCAGTCCGACTCGGggcagatccaatctgatccGCCCTCATCTCCTGAGGCTGGATATTAGGTCGCTGTCTTCACCCTCCCGCCCAACCACAGCAACCCCGACGGCCGGTGTCAGATTTCGGTCCTCTCGCTGGACTCTGAGTCCATTACCGGCGCAGATGACCAATAGTGGGTGCAGCGTCTTCACCGCAATGCCCTTCGCGCCGATCGTCGGGCCAATGAGGACGTCATCCTGCAAGCTGAAGAAGATCTCAAAAATGCCTAGCGCCGCAACCCCCGGGTTGAACGGAGGCGTCCATCTCCACCGAGGCCTAGGAACCTCGAAAATGAGTTTGTCCTGGACTACGACAGCCACCAAGTCTTCGCCACGCCATCTGCCAACATGGCCGCCGTTCTTCAGGTATTTGAAGGTCTTCCCCAAACCCCTGAGATCGAAAAAGCCTGTGCTCGTCTCCATGTTGCAGCAACCCAGGCTCAGGGCCTAAGGAGAGAGTACTCCAACTATCGGGCGCAATCGAGCTCCGACCGCTCGGTACGCCCCCATCGCCGTGATGAGGAGGTCAACCAGCCAGATCTCCACGACCGCCTCAACCGTCATGACCTTCGACCCCGCATTAACAGTCGTCATCGCGAACGGGACAACGCCGAGCGGGAACGACGTCGCCGCTACAACGAGGAGCATGGTGCACCTAGCACCAACCGCGATCGTCGACCCCACGACAACGACTACAACCCGGCGGATGACCTCGACGGCTTCTCTGCCTTCTCCGACAGGTTACGAGCCATCCAGTGGCTCACGACCTTCAAGCCAGTCTGCATTGAGAAGTTCGATGGCGAATTCGACCCCAAGACATGGTTGCGCACCTACGCCATCGCCGTCCGAGCTGCGAACGGTAACAACGACATCATGGTGGCATACTTCCCGGTGATGATGAGCCGCCAAGCACAGAACTGGCTCGAATCCCTTCATGCCGGCTCGATCAACTGTTGGCAGGACCTCTGCACTGCCTTCGTCCAATACTACCAAGCAGCCTGCCCGGGCTccaaaaccagatgggatctggGCAGCGTCACACAGTGTCCCTCCGAGTCCTTGTGTGACTACATCAAAAGGTACTTTGCTAACCATAACACGATTACAGAAGTTGATGACAGGGATGTGATCTACCActtccaccaaggcctccatagcatcgaactatggaggaagatgtttGAAAGCAATCCCAAGACCGTCTCCGATGATGGCTGTCGTCAACAAGCATGCCGACATGGAGGATGCCGAGCATGCACACAGCCGTCACAAGGACCGCCGCGATCCAATCGATCGTCCTCGCCAAAGGGACGATGACTCAGCTCGTCCAGCTGGCGATCGTCCAAAGCTCGCAATCACAAGCGCGTCCTCGACAACACCGTCATCGTCGTCGATCGGCCCCAGCCACGCACCTCCCTCGACCAGGAGGAGCTCGACAGGGTTCTCGACGCTAAGTGCCCCTGGCACAAGGATGCCAACCACACGGCGCGCGAGTGCCGCGCCCTCTCCAATAGCGTCGCCCCAGAGGAGCCCAAGCGTCCAAGGCAAGACGACCGTGAAAGGCTATGTGGCTCCAGAAGCTCCCGTAGTTGCGGCCGCAGAAACCGCTCGCCCAGGAGAGACGACGACAATGGGCAAGGCAATAGATCACCCGGCACCTTTTAGGAGGAAGAACGGGCGGTCAACATTATCtttggaggctccagcgcgccATCCTGCTGACGCAGCATCAAGCTGCACAACCGCGACGTCAACTCGGTGTTCAGGCACCCGGTTGAGCCCCTTCGTTCGTCGGAGATCCCGATCACATTCGACCGACGTGACCACTGGGTACACCTACCCAGGCCGGGTGCTTATCCCCTCGTGGTGAACCCGGTGATCCATCAGATTCGTCTGACCAGGGTGCTCATCGACGGAGGCAGTGCCCTCAACATTATCTTCGCCAAGACCCTGGAGGACATGGGCTTTGACATGACCAAGCTGGTGCCTTCAGACcaggccttctacggcatcatcccgGGTGCTGGCTCGACTCCGGTTGGCAAGGTCACCCTCCCGGTCACCTTCGGCACTCGGGACAACTACTGCACGGAGTCCATCATCTTCGAGGTGGCGCCATTTGAGACCTCCTACCATGCTACACTTGGGAGACCAGctctcgccaagttcatggtgATCCTGAACCACACTTATCTTCTCGTAAAGATGTCGGCTCCGAACGGAGTCCTCTCCATCCGCAGCGACATCTAGACGTCTCACTCCTGCGAGACAGAGAACATCAACACTGCAGAATACATGGAGAGAAGCAACAACCAGGCCTCGGTCACCTAGGCGGCAAAGGCCCTCATGTTGGATCAGCTCCATAAACCCTCCAATGACTCAGGGACCCAGCTGCACCCTGACAGCCAGACGAAGGCGATCGTCCTCAGCGACAACCACCCCGACAAGACCGCCTTGATCGGGGCCGACCTTGACTCCACTTAGGAACTCGtgctcacctccttcctccgtGCCAACtgggacatcttcgcatggaagccCTCCGACATGCCAGGCGTACcgagggaggaggctgagcactccttgGATCTCAACGAGAAGGCACGGCCCGTCAAGCAACGGCTGCGTCGCTTCGCTCAAGGTCGGATggaggctattagggtagaGGTAACCCGGCTCCTAGCCGCCGGTTTCATCCAAGAAGTCACACATCCAGAATGGCTGGCAAACCCAGtacttgtaaaaaagaaaaatggcgaatggagaatgtgtgtcgactaTACAGAtctcaacaaacactgccctaaAGACCCCTTTCCTCTCCCGCGCATCGACCAGGTTGTTGACTCAACAGCCGGGTGCGcgctcctctcttttcttgactGCTACTCAGGATACCACTAGATTACCCTGAAGAagtcggatcaagagaagacaTCCTTCATCACGCCCTTTGGGGTGTGCCACTACAACACCATGATGTTCGACCTCAAGAACGCATGTGCTATCTACCAGAAGGCCATCCAGAAATGCCTCCAGGGGTAGATTGGGCGCAACGCCAAGGCCTATGTAGATGACGTCGTCATCAAAACAAGGTCTAATGATCAGTTCATTGCTGACCTCCAAgaaacatttgaaaatctcaggagATTCAAATGGAAGCTGAACCCCACAAAGTGTGTGTTCGGCGTCCGCTGGGAAGCTACTCGGCTTCATCGTAAGTAGCCGgggcatcgaagccaacccaACAAAGATCAACGCTATCAAGTTCATGAAGCCACCCAGGTGCAAGGACCTGATGGACCTTACAGGGTGCATGGCGGCCTTGAGCCGGTTCATCAGCTGACTCGGCGACAAGGGCctgcccttcttcaaacttctcagGAAGTCGGACAAGTTCGAGTGGAACGAGGTAGCTGCCGCAGCCTTTCAGCAGCTGAAAGACTTCCTCACAACTCCGCCCGTCCTCACAGCTCCAGAAGATGGGGAGAcgctactcctctacatcgcggcAACCACGCACGTGGTCAGCACCACCATGGTCGTCAAACGAGATGAACCAGGCCATGTCTACAAGGTACAACGAcccgtctacttcatcagtgatgTACTCGGCGAGTCCAAGCTATGCTACCCCCAGGTGCAGAAACTCCTCTACGCGATTCTCATCACATCAAgaaagctgcgccactacttctaGGCGCACAAAGTCAAGGTGGTCTCCTCCTTCCCACTCGGCGACATACTCCACAACAGAGATGCCAACGGCCGAGTCGTCAAGTGGTCGGTGGAACTAGGGGCTTTGTCCATCGAgttcctccctctctccaccATCAAGTCACAAGCCCTGGCCGACTTCATCGCCGTGTGGACTGAAATCCAGGCCCCCCACCCAATAACCGACCCGAGCATtggatcatgtacttcgacggcgcCCTCAACATCGGCGGTGCTGGCGCAGGCATCCACTTCATCTCCCCGAGAGGTGAGCAGTTAAAATATGTCCTGCAGCTACTCTTCAAGGTCACAAATAACGCGGCTGAGTATGAGGCCCTCATCCACAGTCTCAGGATCGTGGCCTCCCTCGGTATCAAGAGGCTACTCGCCTATGACGACTCCAAAGTCGTCATCCAGCAAGTCAACAAGGATTGGGACTGCACTCAGGAAAAGATGGACGCCTACTGCAAGGAAATACGTAAGCTCGAGGCCCACTTCTATAGCCTGGAATTCCATCACGTCCTCCGGGACTACAATGTGGCAGCCGATGTACTTTCCAAGCTGGGATCCAAGCGGGCACTCGTCCCGGCCGGAGTCTTCGTGTAGGCTCTCAACTCTCCCACTGTTAAGATTGAGGAGGAACCTCCCACCAAGCCTGACCTAGCCCCAGCCCTAGGCCAGGAAGTACTGGTCGCCGATCCAGATTGGCGAGCCCCGATACTCGacttcatcatcaacaacaagtcCTACCCAAAGGACAAGGAGCACGAGCGACTCGCCCGCCAAGCCGCAAACTACATTGTTATCGAAACCGAGTTGTTCAGGCACTCGGCCTCCTCAGGAACCCTTTCCAAGTGCATCTCCCAGCAAGACGGAGTCCGACTCCTCGGCGAGATCCACTCGGGAATCTGCGGAAACCACGCGGGAGCGTCAACCCTGGTTGGCAAAGCCTTCAGATCAGGCTTTTACTGGCCGACGGCTCTGGCCGATGTCTAGGGTGCCAGTTCTTCTCAAAGCTGCAACACATCTTGGCTCAGGCCTTGCGGACGATCCCTCCATCCTGGCCATTCGCATGCTGGGGACTCGACTCGGTGGGACCACTCAAGGTGGCGCAAGGCGGCTACACTCACATATTCGTccccatcgacaagttcaccaagtggatcgaggtgaAGCCGGTCTCATCCATGTCAGCAGCCAAGCCAACCAAGTTCATCGAAGAAATAACGCACTGGTTCGGAGTGCCCAACCAGATCATCACAGACTTCGGCTCCTCCTTCACTAGATCAGAATTATGGGACTTCTGCCAGGAGAGATGCATCGATGTCTACTACGCCTCTGTGGCTCACCCCAGGTGCAATGACCAGGTGGAgcgtgttggcgcctaccaacgtcacctagcgatgacgcccgcagacgccaatttgggacgacagtatttcatgaaccacgaatagatccttaagcgcacggaataccgctgtagcattttacccgggagtatatcggggtgtcatttatatttccgcagggaaggcgatgagtgagagaatatatagatctgttggtgagctctatctagattggatattctcatgtaTAAACAAGAGTAAGATAATaatatggtaggaggtagtgtgacacacacacaaactactctcttggataaaagaataaaggttactttaggctgggagcaaggtaaaagtcagagctcgagtcagctgtgctagacTAGcaatatctacactttctcattagttagctcgtcagagattaaactacacaacagggagatcgctatcgaagtaacaggaggagcccgtacaccccggcgactttatgtatctcctaccccccataccgaacgtggaggattactaaaaggaacggacagggctgtcaccacctgccggctacctctacaaaccgtgggtatagttgacatccagcaactcttagctaatctagacaccatgtctacactagtaagggatactctagtgtcccgcacggagcccccaccctccggatggacagacatcacactagagcaatcatacgaatactggagcagctgatagagttctaagaacaaaagactaaccatctccagcacaaggcgatcatgcaatgcaagcataaaataataacacaaccatgacaagaagcatatactcgataaatcagaatatacttcaagcagatatcggtaaccatagtctaattctattacaaacgaccgaatattacaagagagagttagagatgaacccataccagactctcgagcaactccggcgacttgatgactcctagacttctcctaaactccactaagcctaaagactttgcaaggaatgcaagagaggaagaggtgtgtagtgtgtgtgtgtgtgtgtgtgtgtgtgttctattctctacccccccttctatttatagcagggagcccccaaccgcagcaccccaaaccgacattgtgagccaacagggaagcgccacgtgccttggttgaggcggtggggcccacgagcctggccggccgaccaggtaggtcggtcggcctgcccgggctgccaaccgcccccaacttcctggagtgggcttgtcttggtctccccttgtcctaaagttgaggcacgacCTACCCCAGCTGGGTTAgattcagttcttgggcttcacttggtccatttgagcctgaatcggtactctgatattttctgtgattttgtgttgggccaaagtgtgcttgtaacttgcatattagcttgaaaacacaaattgcatattctaaaaggtaaagtgtgatttaggaactttattggataaggatgcgtgtaagaaatgcaaactctcatgataatctgatcaagttgacgcctggaaatggtcgttagtgagcgtcaacaagatcccccaagctgtcctttgctcgtcccgagcaaagtgggacaaatcaggttgttgatcagaaaatcactttgactcgtaccttacctgtcatgtcatagtctgaagcaaagagattcatctataagcttaaataactTGCTTTTTAGTTGtcttcttgtcttgggctgttgagagttagaatggtgcataaagcagtacttacttgttcatagatcctcaatccatctggagacactttttttttgaaaacatggcaaagctccaggataacactctcgaggcactcatcttgtatttccttaccagggcagtgtttgcctttgatcttccctactactacaagcctttgtgaagctcaaggtaggataagaacagggcacacttgtattctatttattgtaaagtcaaagagacgatccatggagaaacaagtcatgcaatctcgatcaaaaggtgcaagtgtatgaatggatggatagatggatgaatatgccttactccttgaggtaatggctttcctctctcgaatcatccctatctctcttttttttgagacatggttacctcctttctctctctcttttttttgggtcatgcttctttggcatgccatcttttctcttctttttagggcaaccataatctgactttattttatttcaggaataTTCTACAAGAGAGACCaacaagacatggagcatttatagatgtgaagtggatggtggtgctaattcccagtgtaggaatataacaaatggatgggacgtgtacgtgcttatgatcgagaaagcatgaagagcatcttactagggtcacccaatttgacaaaactcaaaagAATATCAAACAAcatatgtataagggtttttcatggaatatgacatatggctctggtaggacattgcatatcgctgggaaacttgccttttaatttttttaaattatcttttttcaaaaacaactccagacttcaagcatcactagaacaagcttgcataaccttatttaccatatctaaactcaaaacaacttagactcggatcaagcatatgcaacccacagaactttcaggtttattggcagcatatttgtataaccaatgaatataaactcaagagaactcttattttcaaactaggcacaacagacatgatagagcaaagcaaaactcatcctttcaacttatcaaaagggagttaaaacattcttactgtgcatcatggaaaagggaaataaagcagtaaatttttattttgttttttgaagtttttattaatttttattgaaaacaaataaagggatacagttgacttaggggagggaacctcccccaagctagctcttagttTAGGCAAAAagtaggacctttctccatacctgatcaggttgaggtcgttttgtccatacctggagaagtagtagcggtcgatgacatcttgttcttcttgcgccacaccttcttggtcttctttggtgacGTAGGTGGCGCAGGAACAGGGTCCTTTGATTTACCCTTCTTCTTAGACCTTTTTGAGTTTGCTGGATCTTCTTTCATAAGTGTCTTCATAAAAGGTATAAGACTATCTTTCTGAGAGGGTGTGACTTCGACTTCTTTGATTTCTGaggatttggcccaaatttgacCCGGATCATCAAGCATTGCTCTTTCTTGGGTCGGAAgtcaaatttctcctctttACCATTGATATGGAGTCAGATTTCtccggccccaacatcaatatgTGCATCTGCTGTATTGAGGAACGGCCGTCCTAGAATGAGAGTAGTCTCCTTTTGATTATCCATATCGAGTACCACAAAATTTACTGGGACAAAACAGTCCCGTACTCTCACGGGGACATCCTCAGTGATTCCTTCTGGGTGCCGTACTGAGGAGTCAGCCAATTGCAACTGCATGGGTGTTGGTGTCAACTCTGTGTAGTTGAGTTGGTCGAAGACCGCCTTCGGCATCACACTAACACTGGCTCCTAAATCACATAAGGCTTTGTCGAAGTTCTGTGCCCCTATCGAACATCTGATAGTTGGGAATCCtggatccttcttcttctcgggCAATTGTTGAAGAATAGCTGCACTGCATGCCTCAGTGAGCTTGATTACTTCGGTAGTTGGCAGTGGTCGCTTGTTGTTAATTATGTCCTTGATATAACGAGCATAGGTCGGAACCTTCATCGCATCCATCAAGGGCATATTGAtgttcacttgttgtattatctcAACAAAGCAGCTGAACTGCTCATCTGTACTTGGCTTCCTTGCCCTCATAGGGAACGATAATACTTGGGTATCATAAAATTCATGCGGAGCCGTCTTtccttcatgaaccttctcGGGTTCCTCCTCCCGAGGTGGTTCTTCTGCCACCGGGCTTGCTTTCTTCCTGTTaacatggttaggataaggCGGGTCTTGAGTAGTTTTACCTTCTCGTGTGGTTATCGCCTTAACATTCTCCAAAGCAGGGGGCATGGTAGCAGCCACTTGAGCTAGTTGAGtctcaatcatcttgttgaaactaAATTGATTCTTGATggcagtggagaatccgtccatcttggcatggatggtcacCATAGATTTGTccatagcggccaacttcttctgaagggactcactgatcttcgtttggccgtagacaagatctctcaacgtaggctggttaggactgaaagaattcgaattcccattacctccttggtaatatgggcgtggttgattccacccctgacctccttgtggacgaaacccattgccattgaggaatagagcttcttcttgggtttctaggCAATTGTCACCTGAATGTCCAatattcccgcagacctcgcacgtcatgcgagtttccaaggcttgaagtgtttgcatctgggccttatcttgggaataatcctcaaatttcttgaggaggagatcaatcttcatagcgagcatgtcggcctccttaacggagtgcatacctcgctggcgcggttggaggcgatcatcgctccaaccttggttggaaaccatcttctcgatcaatgatgtagctctttcaatggtcagcgagaagaaagctccacccgcagcggcatccacatgatcacagaATGGCTAtatcaacccgttgtagaagttctgtagaatgagccaattatccattccatggtgcggacacgctagAATATACTCCTGAatcctctcccaagcttctggaattgactcatttgatgcctgctggaagttcgaaatccgaccacgaagagtattggttttgcccgtcgggaagaacttcgagaggaacgccttggcacatttgtcccaagtatccacaacagccttgttagcataaaaccattgcttcgctcaccccaagagagaaaacggaaacagacggagccggattgcatcttgcaatacacccttgataacaaaagtgcTGCAGAGCTCCAAGAActactggagatgagcgctggcatcctcattggccctgccacaaaatgggctggcctgcaccattgtaatgagacccgtcttgatctcgaaattttctcctccagtgttaacctcgggtccgGTCGGGACATggctagcagacggagcagagtaatcacggagtgtcttctgggccatagctctaggagctgacgatgatgcgatgactggatcgacTGCCGAGAGTGAGATCTAAGGAGGTACGATACGAGGTcgaactcttctcaaaagtgactctggatcggaatgaaagttttgcggcagatcgaaaccggtcatacactaccctgttttcatatcaactgtaacaccctaacttaaatttcagcatttaataataaacttaattgactttatttaaatttttaaggattattgtgttagtcttgcttttaatctaaattttgttcattaagcaattaaaatttattttaggtttaaacttattgttgcatcatgct
This genomic interval from Panicum virgatum strain AP13 chromosome 8K, P.virgatum_v5, whole genome shotgun sequence contains the following:
- the LOC120645737 gene encoding uncharacterized protein LOC120645737, which translates into the protein MDKSMVTIHAKMDGFSTAIKNQFSFNKMIETQLAQVAATMPPALENVKAITTREGKTTQDPPYPNHVNRKKASPVAEEPPREEEPEKVHEGKTAPHEFYDTQVLSFPMRARKPSTDEQFSCFVEIIQQVNINMPLMDAMKVPTYARYIKDIINNKRPLPTTEVIKLTEACSAAILQQLPEKKKDPGFPTIRCSIGAQNFDKALCDLGASVSVMPKAVFDQLNYTELTPTPMQLQLADSSVRHPEGITEDVPVRVRDCFVPVNFVVLDMDNQKETTLILGRPFLNTADAHIDVGAGEI